Part of the Oncorhynchus mykiss isolate Arlee chromosome 12, USDA_OmykA_1.1, whole genome shotgun sequence genome, ACCGACAGGCTCAAATCGGTAGATAcatttttgaattttttttatttttatgttgggTAAAAGTAGAGGTTTAGAGcaacaaaatggtatatcatacactacattcGAGGAACAATGGGATAGTAATTTTGCTTTGAATTTGTTCAACTTGTAAACTCATTTTTGATAAAATGgcttttgaatgttttggtactactattggagagaccctctttgtctacacccattcagcatcgttcacaccctcttaagctttagccccactcATCTCTTTAAGGTTTGATCTGAATGTACTAACAttagtcaagcacccaagctaacttgctagctacctCCAGACATCTaagtgagagagaacagctcaatgaacattactcgccctagcagagctggttaggttgtTATGTTATCCggagcattggtgactgcaactgcgctgtcagattgtccattcgtaaattcagagtgtttcgcaTTCAAAGTGTGCGCTGGGCGCTCTGGCCaatgagtagggttgatccgaacattctgacctcacaatggcagtcaagcacccaagctaactggctaacattggctagcttgctagctacttcgagaccagaacaccccactctgaccgttttactcgccctagcagagtttgttaggctgttttcatgttatccagagagttggtgactgtaactgtgctgcaggcaacaatttaattaagaACGCACCTGAAATGTTCGcttgcatagtggagtatttCGTCTATATATATAGCTAACTAGTTGGATAAACAATAAAGCATAACCCCatctcatgacgttactaccctgcattaatctgcaggtagctaaccaagcAGATTCAATGTCAGCTAGCTAAAATTAGGCTATAGCTAAGCAAGCAAATGGCTTTtgtttgtcaaaattagaaacttgtaatatctgaaaatgtagctagctagactatcttacatcATTCATGGTTGGACACGTCTCCTGTCGGATGCCATGGttacccttagtttgaagatgtaatctggagacaggtgttttctccatctccttagctatcaaactcgaattccactgatttcaaaactcagtcctccagaaagtggaaagcaacacttatgcagttttaaTACACAATCCATTTGTTTAAAAGCTGctttagacaggattacctagacatactgaccaaCTCAAACAAACAGAAGCGTgatatatggcagaccaatccaaactcatctctcggcatgtctagcccactcattatctcagccaataatGGCTAGAGGGAAGGTTGCTGATTTTTTTggggctaaaccaactaggcttgtaattgaAAAgtgttattcatatttacagatgacatacaagtttattattaaggcacatgaaagttcacatgttcaagaaggcatttctgccaaaaaacacatttttataaaaaaaaagttgttcaaatggctctcctgtgaaataGTGACCCGCGACATACGCCTAGCTTCCTGAAACGCGTCATATATAATCTTAGCGACTGTTCAAACAATAATCAAAACAACATTGTAACCTTATGAGAACCCCAAAAGTTGTATTTTGTTATAACTATGCAAATCTAGGCAATATTAAATAGGCGCAGACGGTGAAAAGCAGTTGTTCTCCCCCACGGTGAACATTGTACTTGTTTATGACGTGAATTGCAACTCACAGGTTGTACAAAGCATTACGATTCATTATGATGCAATGATTTTGTAACAATGGAAAAACATTTGCACAACTCTCATGGTGAGAGGTGACAGTGGGTGagtggcacccaattccctacgtagtgcattaCGTTTCACAAgaaccttatgggccctggtcaaaagtagtgcactgtattgagagtagggtgtcatttgggacacattcagtGAGTGTCTTTGACCTCCTTGTTGTTTGAAGTATCACGTGATGGTCTGAAGTATAATGTGAAAAATCAGATTCATTTAGGATATGACAACTCTTTGAGGATTTTGGTATGTACTTTGTGATATTGTGATATTCATTGGGTGTTACAACATTTTGAAAACCTTTTGATTTGCACAATAGGCAGATAAGTGCCAAGAAAATACTGAATCTGTGCACTTTCTGATACAACCATGAAACTTGGTACACGTatttgggcggcagggtagcctagtggttagagcgttggactagtaaccggaaggttgtgagttcaaacccccgagctgacaaggtacaaatctgtcgttctgcccctgaacaggcagttaacccactgttcccaggccgtcattgaaaataagaatttgttcttaactgacttgcctggttaaataaaggtaaaaaaaaaaaaaaaaaaaaaaaaaaaaatcattaggaacattataaaataaaaaataaggatCAGGATTTTACTTTACACGTCAAATCATGCCATGTGTGTCACAATATATTAGGAAAATCAATACAACTTCAACTGTGTTATTTAATGTGTGAACGTGTTCAAAACAATTGACAGAGACAAACAAGACCAGACAGACATCTTTGATTTTTAGAGGGTATCTTTATCTTATTCTCAGTTATAAAATATCAACATGCCTTCTCACAGGAAATAAccaaatacatactgtacatacattataTTCATTTAAATTCATTAgtaaaagctgcaatatgtaactttttgggtgacctgaccaaatttACATAGAAAtctgagttatagatctgtcattctcattgaaagcgaGTCCGAGAAGCTGTATAACTGTTTTatatgcactatttctatgcttcccattcttatgTTTCGTTTTTGCTTGTTTTACTTTCGTTTTTGTAcgccagcttcaaacagctaaaaatacaatatttgttGGTTATGgaatatatatttcacagcagtttagatggtacaatgagtCTCTACACAATGGCTGCTTGTTTTGTCATATAAACTGacattaggcaaactattagaatttttgcaaccaggaaatggcagagcaatttccACGTATTGCACCTTAATTATGCTAGCCAAAACAATCAATGCATTACATTCAATCAATTCATGTCTTATGAAGTGCTGTCATGGAGAAATggtagcctgatcccagatctgctTATGCTGTCTtgacaactcctatggtcattggtTTGAGTTGTCAATacagcaccaacagatctggtAACAGGCTACGAGAACAACTGATTTTAAAAAGAGCCTGACATGTAGAAAACACACAATGGAAAAGCTATCAGTAGACTGCCGTACTGTAAGCAGAGGGAAATACAATCTCAGATATGCTAATTTATTAATAATAATGTTCTGTATGTGGACTGGTCATCAACACCAAGGAGCATAAATAAGCTATTTAATAATTTAGAGTACAGAGATATTTTGCTTCATTTACTGTACACATTTtttgtcttaactgacttgataTTTTACGCACTTTTGAAAGCTCTTGCACTCAGACAGATGCGCGCACACGTGGAAGCACACAAAGACttacgcacgcatgcacacatacacacacacacacgcacacacacacacacacaaacataccgaCACACTcagagagaaaatgaaagagtGGAGGAAAATAAAATAGTATATTCTACAGGTTTACAGTATCTGTTTGAGAAAAGCGTGAAGCCTCCAGAGATAAGAGTTTCCTATTATGATTATCCGGTCATGAGTTATTAATGTCACCAACAGTGGGTGTTCCCTAGTCATCACCATAGCAACTACCACTCCCTCCCACCTGCTTCAGAGTCTCTCACGTGGTAAATGGAGAGGAcacctgggtcgtattcattgAATCTGTTTTCCAACCAGAGCTCAGGCAAGAACTGCACCCCCCTGGGTGTTTTCAGTAGTAGTTTACTCTTTCACAAATCAAATTACCGTAATCAGTCTAATTAACGTTGGTGGAAACCTTTGACGAGGGTTATAAACCAATGTCACACTAGCAATGTTGGGATGCTTTCAACAAAGAAAATCCATAATTGCTTAGATACACTCCCATTGCATTTTCTGGGATAGTTATGAAGTCCTGTTTGACATTTTATTACTGATTGTCACTTGACATTCAGTGACAAACTGTCAGGATATCTTATATAATTTGGTATGTCATGTTTATGACAATATGACAATGTTATGACACTGCAACTGGTCAAATAAAGTGGTACTGAAGTGTCTGTATTGATGCATGTTGCTCATCATGACCAATAGACATCCAAAAAATAGCATTAACATGACCAATGGACAATCACAAAACAACGTTAACCTGTTAACCTGTCAACATCACTCTTATCACAGGCTTTAGCAATTATCTTTccaattatacacacacacacttatttgtTAAAAAGAACGACTCCCCTTCAGAGCATGGAAGGTATGTTATTAGAgctatataatgaagatagttgACCTCAGCTGATACACTGTCAATAGTCAATAATGACCCAGCATGCGCTTTACCTTGACTTGAACCCTGTCCAATCaatgtttattggtcacattGTTGTTTTTTGGTGGTTGCCCATTGGTCAtgttaatgttgtttttttggttGGTCATGttaatatttttatttagttGTCTATTGGTCAGGTTAAGGTAAggtttaaggtttgggataggcttctttaaaaaaaatctaacacAACTTTCAATGCctggatttgaacatgcaactGGAGGCAGATGCTTGAAGGTAACAGAGCTCACTGTTTCCTCGAGTGGCTGGTTTCCACGTCATCCCCCAACATCCTCAGAGACGGATGAACGTCGAGTACTGACTTGTATCCCGGGTGACCGGCCTGAGTGTGCTGCCCTCCAGAGGCCAGTGGACAACTTTGAGAAGGTAATAGCCTACAATGAGATATCAAATATGAGAGATGGAGCTATATTTCTACCATTCATCAGATATTACATGCATTTAATGCACGATTTATGAGGCCATGTCACGCTGAATCCCTCAAAGGAAATGTTTTGTGTATTTTGCCCTCTGGCTTAGTTTCACCCAATGTGGATAGATGAGTACATGTTTTGCCTGAGGACTAAGGGGCCACAAAGTGTTTGTGcattgatatgtgtgtgtgtatgtttgtgtgcgcatgtgtatgtgtgcatgtgtaatgtgtgtgtggatgttcaTTGGACAGAAAATAACAGAGATGTGTTTTatacaacaagctctcacagtcttaCTGCAGAATCCAACGTTCGTCTATAAACGTTTGatttttaaggttaagtttatGCATTAATTCCGAATGGTTAAATTTAGGGTTACGGTTGGGATAGGTTTAAAACAAAAGGAACTCCACAGTTAAAACTTCTTTAGGCTAGGGTgtatttttctccacttcctgtctgactgacgtgcccaaagtaaactgcaaTGAGTCctatgcaattccagctcccagattgcaattcctatggcttccactagatgtcaacagtctttgttcaaggtttcaggcttgtttcttacCAAACAAGGAAGAATTTAGAGTTTTGGTACTGGGAGTCacagttggaaatcagtctgtgggTGCACGACGAAGAGGATGCACACTTGctaattttacttttctattgaacatacttatTTTATGAAATATTATTGttaaattacattttagggttCCTGAGGATTAAGTAGAAACatagtttgacttgttttaacaaaatTTAttggtagctttttggattcctttgtctgcatgttgaacgagtggattactcaaatcgatggcgccaactaaactgactttttgggatataaagaaggattttatctaacaaaacaaccatgcatgttatagctgggaccctttggattgcaaatcagaggaagattttcaaaaagtaagtgattatttaatcgctatttgtgattttatgaagcctgtgctggttgaaaaatatgttgatatggggcgccgtcctcaaacaatcgcatggcatgctttcgctgtaaggcctattgtaaatcggataATGCAGTTAgactaacaagaatttaagcttttaaccaatataagacacttgtatgtacctagatGTTTAAAGTTCAGgcattaattctgaatggttaaggtaagggttaaggtttgggataggcttataACCTAGCAGTTGGATCGAACACGgccatcccccatccccatccacattgccctagcaaaacccaagcctacaTGATGGTAATAGCCCTCACCATTACCCCTAGCGGACGGTTTTTAAGTCTTCTACTGACGTCCTGGTTACCTGGACGGACTTCAAATTTCGCAGTCAATCGTGAGCAACCTGGCTGGTTTTATAGGTTGTTTCTgggcaggacagaacacagttgATCTATGAGTTGTCGTGGCTACATAAATTCACAGTTTCTCAGTCATCTGATTTCTCACCCTCGTGCCAGTCAGACAGAGGAGGGTTGAAGAGAGAATAGAAATATACAGCTATGAGGGTGAGAGTGAGAATAAACTggctttttactgttctaattacattgttAATCTGGTTATAATACCAATAAGGCACCCCGGGGgtatgtggtatatggccaatataccacggctgaggggctaagggctgtgtccaggcactccgttctgcatcgtgcataagaacaaccctttagccgtggtatattgtccatataccatACCTCTGGCGTTATTGATTAATTAACTCTCGtttactctctctatctctctctttctctctgcctgtctctctccctctcttgctctctcacatacatacagacagagacacacacacacacacacacacacacacacacacacacacacacacacacacacacacacacacacacacacactcacactcacactcacacacgatCTAGTCAGTGATATAAAGTTAAGGGTCTGAGGAGCTGCACAAATACATTCATTCTAATATGACTAAGACAATCATCAAAGACAACCAATATTTAATTGAAGACTCTTTAAAATGGTAGTAATGTCCTCCTTTTAAAATTGTGGAATCCATGGTTACAAGATTACTGATCCTATGGAACCTCTACTTATTTTGCTGTAATtgttttgctttatttttgtgcGTCTACAACAATCTCCTTCAATCCTGgtcccagcactaacacacctagCACACCTTGATTCAACCACTCAAATTGCTTGATGATCAGTTCATTCGCTGAATCAAGTGTGTTAGTACTGGGCTAGAACAAAAACCTGCACATGTATGTGTCGTCAAGATCGGTATAAAAGAACACTGATCTAACAGTTAAGTCTACCATAATCcttcaccatgacaacaacagGCAGCTCCTACTTATCCTTAACAACACCTGTGAGATGGCTCCTGATTGGATGGTTCTTTCCCAATCCCTTCCACCTTTGATGAATTCACTCTTAACATCCACAGATCCGTTTTTTAATAAAAAGTCTCCTGTAATGTCTAATGCACCTCTGATACCCACTATATATTAACAGGAAATGTCAGCAGTAGTGATTGTGAATCAAATAATCTAAGGCCATCACTAAAGACTTGAGCATCAATGCCACGGGTACCTCTTCAAAGGTGAGTGGTTTCTCTCGCTGAGTGTCTCTGCGATGAACTCTTTGACTCGAGAGGGCTCCCGTTGGATGATGGCCATCTGTTCAGATTCAGAGCCTCCCTCATCCTCCCACCGTCCCTCccccatcacctcctcctccccatccgtCGACAGCAGTATATCAGAGACAGTACCAAAAACGTCCCAATGTCAAAGCGAGGTTGATATGTCACAGAGGAATTCCTCAGTTGTCACTCTCCATTCCCATTTTCAAATGGCTGGCTATAAAACCCAGTAATAAGCAGCCGCCATGATGCTCGTTTATCAGTCCCTGATCACAGTCAAAGCTCATCGTCAGACACTGTCGGAGCAGTAATACAGTCAAAAAGACAGGCAGTTATCCAGGCTGAATGATCAGTCTGTTAGATTGCTTTTCCGCATGAACGAGTGGAGAGATGGTTCTCAACACACTGTTGCTGGGTTGTGAGTTCTGTTCTGCTGTTTGTGCTCAGCAACATTCCTACTTGATTTCTCaacttttcttcttcttcttattctcAAACATTCTTTCTCTCActtcagatagatagatagattgttGCGTATTCATACACCAACCACATATctttctgtctcctcttctcAGACGCTCCTCTAACTCttgtctcctccacctctcctctccaccacctctcctctcctctcctccatctcctctcctccacctctcatcacctctcctctaactctcctttcctctcctccacctttccAGCCCTCCACTCTAAATGTCTGTTGACATTTGAAAAGCTCAAAGAGTCCCAGAATCGGGTCATCATCAAGGTCGGTCGTCAGGGAAACCCTCCACACTTCCCTCCTCACGAGGAGATGCAGATGGGCTTGCCGTTCTTATCGTACTGGTATACCAGCATCTTGATGCAGTGGGAGTTGGCAGGGGAGATCCAGGGGCTACTGGTGATAGAGAAGTTGTGTCCAGCGTAGAACGGCGGCGGCTGCTTACGGCATCGGAACAACGTCCGGAGAACCGTGGCCGCCATGGTCCGGAAACGCTTGCTGATGAAACAGTAGAGAAAGAAGTTGACCCCGGTGTTTAGGAGAGCTAGCATGTTCGCCACATCGGTTAGGAGGTGCAGAAGGCGGGCGGGACCCGGGGACGCCGGCGGCGCCGTGTACAGGTGGTAAAGGATCACGACGGTGCGTGGTGCCCAGAGGACGGCAAACACGGAAGTAATGGCGAGTAGGATGGCGGTGGTCTTGCCCGTGGAGTAGCCGCGCAGGCGGAAGCAGCTGCGACGGCGCTGGAGCTTCCTGACGATCATTGCATTGAGGGAGAAGAAGACGGAGcaggggaggagatagacagtCGCACAGTGCACCCAGACCAGCACATGCTGCGCAGCACTACTACTACTCCCCCTTCCTCCACTTCCTGTACCACCTCCAGGTAAACCATGCCACAGCTCAGGCCACCAGTAGTAAGGCGCCGCAGACACCAAACACCCCATATAGACGCCCATGATGACCCGCCGTGTGCGGGCCGGGTAGGAAACGCTATGATACTTCAACGGGTGACAGACTGCAATATAACGGTCAACGGTCAAGGGGACCGTGATCCAGATGGAGGTGTGGATGGAGGAGAACTCCAGGACCTGGACTGCCTTgttgagggaggggggaaggggcgCGCCCAAAATGAAGTCCTCCAATATGAAGTCGACGAAGACGATGAGCAGG contains:
- the LOC110486944 gene encoding probable G-protein coupled receptor 139, whose product is MEHSHIFTLLSPPNSSAWSPGQQPADTPQGCPLGPLPVIYYSALLCLGLPVANILTVIILSQLVLRRQKSSYNYLLALAAADILVLLLIVFVDFILEDFILGAPLPPSLNKAVQVLEFSSIHTSIWITVPLTVDRYIAVCHPLKYHSVSYPARTRRVIMGVYMGCLVSAAPYYWWPELWHGLPGGGTGSGGRGSSSSAAQHVLVWVHCATVYLLPCSVFFSLNAMIVRKLQRRRSCFRLRGYSTGKTTAILLAITSVFAVLWAPRTVVILYHLYTAPPASPGPARLLHLLTDVANMLALLNTGVNFFLYCFISKRFRTMAATVLRTLFRCRKQPPPFYAGHNFSITSSPWISPANSHCIKMLVYQYDKNGKPICISS